The window CCGTTAATATAACTAAAATTTAGCCGGATTTTGTTTACATTTTATTCCATTGTTATAGTAGTACCTATTTAGGATAAAAATAAAAAAAGATACCCTATTAAAGTATCTTTTTTATTCTTGGAATCACTGCTTTTTATGAGTTCGTATAGCTCTCAAGAATAGCAGTTTGAAGTTTTTCTCTGGCCTCAGCATTTATAGGATGTGCTATATCTCTAAATTCACCGTCCGGTGTTTTCCTGCTGGGCATTGCAATAAACAGGCCGCTCTGACTTTCGATTACTTTGATGTCATGTACAACAAACTCATTGTTGAATGTTACAGAAACTACTGCTTTCATTTTTCCTTCAGTTTCAATTTTTCTGATTCTGATATCCGTGATTTCCATAGTGGCGAACCCTCCAAGAAGTATTATGTTTTAGATACAATATTCGCCATAAATGCTAATAATCCTTCTTTTTGTACATTATTTTTACATTTTTTTGGTTTATTTTACATTGGATATTATTTCCCGACTAAATATTAGGTTTTATGTCGATAGAATTGTTCTCCTGCATCTCCGATGTATTAAGTTTCATCAAAGAATAATAATTTTCTACAAGTTTTTTATCCGGCAGACTTGTTTCTATCATAACTCCAATTCCAACTACTTCACTGTCAAATTGGTTAGCCAACTCTATAATACCCTTTGAAGTCCCTCCGGCTTTCATAAAATCATCTATAAAGAGTATCTTTGAATTTCTTTTTAATGATTTCATTGGAAGTACCATTGTCTGTATTTTCTTTGCCGACCCCGATGCATAGTTAATATTTACAGATGCTCCGTCAGTAGCTTCATTATAATGTCGTACTATTACCAGAGGAACATTAAGGTATTGTGCAGTTGCAAAAGCTATAGGTATACCCTTTGTTTCCACTGTAATAACGCAATCCAGCTCCAAACCTGAAAATCTGGTAGCAAACATCATTGCCATCTTGTTAACCCATTGTGGGTTATAAATGATATCCAGCATATATAAAAACCCGCCCGAGAGTATTCTGTCCGGGTGAGATAATTCATTTGCAAGTTCTTCCAAAGTTTCGTATACAGTCTTTTCACTCATAAAAGGAACATATTTAACTCCGCCTGAGGCTCCCGAAATAGTACATATATTTCCCATGGAGTTCTTACTAAAGGTTTTTTGCAGTAATTCAAGATCCTCACTTATTGTAGATTTTGCAGAGCCGAACATTTCCGAAAAATATCCAAGTGTAAATATCTTATTCGGATTGTCGCACAAAGTTTTGATTATAACAGAAATCCTTTCATTTCTTTGGATTTTATCCATAAAATCTCCCCACATCTTTAGTTTACATCATAGTTATTATACAATAATATAATGAATAATAAAACTTAAATTGCAATCATAATTCGGATTAATTGAATTTATCTAATATTTATCCCATATGCATCATACAATATGTAAAGGATATTTCCGCTTCAAATTGATTAAAAATATATATTCCTTTTACATTTATATGAAAATAATGTATTATCTTTTTGAGTAGAGCTTACTCTATATTCAATTCATCAACTAATTTTTATTAGCAATACAACAAGGGAGTGTTTTCTTTGAATAATAATTCGAACATTTTAGATTCTGAAAAAATCAGACGTGTACATTTTATAGGAATTGGCGGATCAAGTATGAGCGGTCTTGCCGAAATTCTTTTGGCAAAAGGCTATCAGGTATCAGGCTCCGACATCAAGTCTTCCCATGCAACTCAGAAACTTGAGAGCAAAGGTGCTGAAATATTTATCGGGCACAGTGCCGAAAACATAAACGCTCCGGACCTAACGGTTTATACTGTTGCTGTTAAAGATGATAATCCTGAAATGATACAGTCAAAAGAGCTGGGCATACCGGTCATAGACCGCGCCGAGCTTTTAGGACTCCTCATGAAAAAGCATTCCTTTGGAATAGCCGTTGCAGGTACTCACGGAAAAACTACAACAACCTCAATGATAACAACAATAATGTTGGAGGCAAATACAGACCCTACGGCACATATTGGAGGCGAACTGGATTGTATAGGCGGTAATACCCGCATAGGAGGTTCTGAATATTTTATAACCGAAGCATGTGAATATTATGGAAGTTTCCTTAAATTCCATCCTTTTATGGCAGTAGTTCTGAACATCGAAGTTGACCATGTGGATTATTTCCGTGACTTGGAGCATATTAA of the Ruminiclostridium papyrosolvens DSM 2782 genome contains:
- the spoVG gene encoding septation regulator SpoVG, which produces MEITDIRIRKIETEGKMKAVVSVTFNNEFVVHDIKVIESQSGLFIAMPSRKTPDGEFRDIAHPINAEAREKLQTAILESYTNS
- the purR gene encoding pur operon repressor, yielding MDKIQRNERISVIIKTLCDNPNKIFTLGYFSEMFGSAKSTISEDLELLQKTFSKNSMGNICTISGASGGVKYVPFMSEKTVYETLEELANELSHPDRILSGGFLYMLDIIYNPQWVNKMAMMFATRFSGLELDCVITVETKGIPIAFATAQYLNVPLVIVRHYNEATDGASVNINYASGSAKKIQTMVLPMKSLKRNSKILFIDDFMKAGGTSKGIIELANQFDSEVVGIGVMIETSLPDKKLVENYYSLMKLNTSEMQENNSIDIKPNI